One genomic region from Argentina anserina chromosome 2, drPotAnse1.1, whole genome shotgun sequence encodes:
- the LOC126783670 gene encoding trihelix transcription factor ENAP2 encodes MATPPSPPATTVTAIRKPQPIPWTHEETVHLIQAYQDKWYELRRGQLKASQWEEVAVTVAARCGYDYTEPSKTSTQCRHKMEKLRQRHRSVKKRLGLSFGSGWPYFDLMERLEQGPMPISARRPCHESDEEDDAEEAEEDRGGQEQEEVDEDEEDNYRKLQSLDYILRRPAIVNRFSGGARVGPIRSSAAGAKRAREAAGDDGYYGDVVDGQRGTEVVAELATEIRAFAKRLIGVENMRMEIMREMERCRLEMENKRMDMILQSQRKIVDSIDRAFGL; translated from the coding sequence ATGGCCACTCCTCCCTCCCCTCCCGCCACCACCGTCACCGCCATCAGGAAGCCCCAGCCTATCCCCTGGACCCACGAAGAAACCGTCCACCTCATCCAGGCCTACCAGGACAAATGGTACGAGCTCCGCCGCGGCCAGCTCAAGGCCTCCCAGTGGGAGGAGGTCGCCGTCACCGTCGCCGCTCGCTGCGGCTACGACTACACCGAGCCCTCCAAGACCTCCACCCAGTGCCGCCACAAGATGGAGAAGCTCCGCCAGCGCCACCGCTCCGTCAAGAAGCGCCTCGGCCTCAGCTTCGGGTCGGGCTGGCCCTACTTCGACCTCATGGAGCGCCTCGAACAGGGCCCCATGCCCATCTCCGCCCGCCGCCCCTGTCATGAATCCGATGAAGAAGACGATGCAGAAGAAGCGGAGGAGGATCGCGGCggccaagaacaagaagaagtcGACGAGGACGAAGAAGACAACTACCGGAAGCTGCAGAGTCTCGATTACATTTTAAGGCGACCGGCCATTGTGAACAGGTTCTCCGGCGGAGCAAGAGTGGGACCAATTCGGAGCTCGGCGGCGGGCGCGAAAAGAGCGAGGGAGGCGGCCGGCGATGACGGGTACTACGGCGATGTGGTGGACGGGCAGAGAGGGACAGAGGTGGTGGCGGAGCTGGCGACGGAGATAAGGGCATTTGCAAAGAGGCTGATTGGGGTGGAGAATATGAGGATGGAGATAATGAGGGAGATGGAGCGGTGCAGATTAGAGATGGAGAATAAGCGAATGGATATGATTCTGCAATCGCAGCGCAAAATCGTGGATTCAATCGACAGGGCTTTCGGGCTTTGA
- the LOC126784076 gene encoding putative F-box/FBD/LRR-repeat protein At5g44960 produces the protein MALNVGLPHIPDLVMCQIIRLLPTKDVVRMSFLSKQWEDVLSSVPVLDFDECGERRPHNFDPDNYQQQQQQQHVKFIDNILTKYLELYEKDKHKESLEKFRLRMMYSSSDTAIVDKLLNNSFDRGVKELEISLRVSKSNWNRAHAASYHCFCLSPTTLANAKSLTTLKLEYMRIKESLKCDEMKLPESDTPLLPSLKIMSFKNVHFNFLYSLIRECPSIEHLSLISCSFDKAIVFVSTSSLKSLEAKYCKAGFLHVQDDAKTLESLTFVSTRMRCIMLGNTHNLRHINIHSRQLKVQNFYESSMFITRYDRP, from the exons ATGGCCCTCAACGTAGGCCTGCCTCACATACCCGACCTAGTGATGTGCCAAATTATACGACTACTTCCCACCAAAGATGTTGTCCGCATGAGCtttctttcaaaacaatgGGAAGATGTACTCTCTTCAGTTCCCGTATTAGATTTCGACGAATGTGGTGAGCGGCGCCCTCATAACTTTGATCCCGACAattatcaacaacaacaacaacaacaacatgtGAAGTTTATCGACAATATCTTAACAAAGTACTTGGAACTCTATGAGAAAGACAAGCACAAAGAGTCGTTGGAGAAATTCAGGCTTCGCATGATGTACTCATCCTCAGACACTGCCATTGTAGATAAGTTGTTGAATAATTCCTTTGACAGAGGCGTCAAAGAGTTGGAGATCAGCCTTAGAGTTAGTAAATCAAATTGGAATCGGGCTCATGCGGCTAGCTACCATTGCTTCTGTTTATCTCCCACAACCCTAGCTAATGCAAAATCTTTGACCACCCTAAAGTTGGAGTACATGAGAATAAAGGAGAGCCTTAAATGTGATGAGATGAAATTGCCCGAATCTGATACTCCCCTTCTCCCCTCTCTCAAAATTATGTCCTTCAAAAACGTGCACTTTAACTTTCTCTACTCCTTGATTAGAGAGTGCCCTTCCATAGAGCATTTGTCTTTGATCTCATGTTCTTTCGACAAAGCCATAGTTTTCGTGTCAACCTCCAGTCTAAAATCCTTGGAAGCGAAGTACTGTAAGGCTGGGTTTCTCCATGTTCAAGATGATGCTAAAACTCTTGAATCTCTCACATTTGTATCAACAAGGATGAGATGTATAATGTTGGGTAACACCCATAACTTGAGACATATTAACATACATTCTCGACAGCTGAAAG TCCAAAATTTTTATGAGAGCTCCATGTTTATCACTCGCTATGATCGTCCTTAG
- the LOC126784077 gene encoding NAC domain-containing protein 37-like, translating to MASSSCVPGLNLPSGFKFLPTNQELLGYYLLNKVCGKPFKYDSRVMNNFNIYKMEPCELWNRFGGPRLTQDEDLFFFTELKKVNDNGSNFCRVTGSGTWKGDTTGAKVYDSEDKTKILGSWKRFHYMSNEPNENGSWIMLEYKLDDSLIPKSCSDRDLVLCRIRKDRKRKIIEEQMKDTPQFSRRKVPRVDKHVIRPVLNNNTNQPAYLTGCSASEEEQQRQRQRQQDPQFLASSSLCQEQQQQLLDNELMIPSDHYIFKSEGAYDPMNIVQPSPSSIFSQLQNNLGVPSYYLDQQQQELFGNDPMVSSHQDNFQSVNYLVSTTETQTLNNENPMDSSFTRWLSSDEVKPNNTCEGQQTSASFEHEDQQLRQQDQQVLPSTSHCHKQEQQNINNHMMVSSADDQPNIAQPNPDTLISHQPNHHAVPTEIDESQNNHSRTFSELLVVGTGNDPYTAVGDSIYSGMGLSDNDALTFSSLDDNVFDDWN from the coding sequence ATGGCGTCCTCCTCGTGTGTTCCTGGTCTTAACCTTCCATCGGGTTTCAAGTTTCTTCCAACCAACCAAGAACTCTTGGGATATTATCTTCTGAACAAGGTGTGCGGTAAACCGTTTAAGTATGACTCTAGGGTTATGAATAACTTCAATATTTACAAAATGGAACCATGTGAGCTTTGGAATAGGTTTGGCGGTCCAAGACTGACACAGGATGAAGACCTATTTTTCTTTACTGAATTGAAGAAGGTGAATGACAATGGTTCAAACTTTTGTCGGGTGACAGGTTCTGGCACTTGGAAAGGTGACACTACAGGGGCCAAAGTATATGATTCAGAAGATAAGACGAAGATCTTAGGATCTTGGAAAAGGTTTCATTACATGTCCAATGAACCCAATGAGAACGGTTCTTGGATTATGCTCGAGTAcaagcttgatgattctttgaTTCCTAAATCTTGTAGTGATCGTGATCTTGTGCTGTGCAGGATTCGAAAAGACCGAAAGAGAAAGATTATTGAAGAACAAATGAAGGACACTCCTCAGTTTTCCCGTAGAAAGGTTCCAAGAGTAGACAAACATGTAATCAGACCTGTTTTGAATAATAATACCAATCAGCCAGCTTATTTAACTGGATGCTCAGCTAGTGAGGAGGAGCAACAACGACAACGACAACGacaacaagatccacaatttttggcttcttcttctctgtgTCAAGAGCAGCAGCAACAACTCCTTGACAATGAGCTAATGATCCCTAGTGATCATTACATATTTAAAAGTGAAGGAGCTTATGACCCTATGAATATTGTTCAACCCAGCCCTAGTTCCATCTTCAGCCAATTGCAAAACAATCTTGGCGTTCCTTCTTATTATCTTGATCAGCAGCAGCAGGAGCTCTTTGGTAATGATCCGATGGTTTCAAGTCATCAAGACAACTTTCAAAGTGTTAATTATCTCGTGTCTACTACTGAGACTCAAACTTTGAATAATGAGAACCCCATGGATTCCAGTTTTACTCGATGGTTATCTAGTGATGAAGTAAAGCCTAACAATACGTGTGAGGGACAACAAACCTCAGCGAGCTTTGAGCATGAGGACCAACAACTACGACAACAAGATCAGCAAGTGCTGCCCTCTACTTCTCATTGTCATAAGCAAGAGCAGCAGAACATTAACAATCATATGATGGTGTCTTCTGCTGATGATCAGCCTAATATTGCTCAGCCTAACCCAGATACCCTCATCAGTCATCAGCCGAACCACCATGCCGTTCCCACAGAAATAGATGAAAGCCAGAATAATCATTCTCGCACGTTCAGTGAATTACTAGTGGTTGGCACCGGTAATGATCCTTATACTGCAGTAGGTGATTCAATATACAGTGGAATGGGACTTTCTGATAATGATGCCCTCACTTTTAGCAGCCTTGATGACAATGTCTTCGATGATTGGAATTGA
- the LOC126784906 gene encoding egg cell-secreted protein 1.3-like — protein sequence MTYTTKLFPLTALLVLTMSFMVSTSRPLNHPTGSTSNLAARLNLDEGSSTCWESLFQFQACSTEVLLFFLNGETNLGDGCCKAIRNIEHLCWPALLGSMGLTTEETDILKGYCDEADQIQSPPTSSSPPSVHQPTGKLVPYLDKWIP from the coding sequence ATGACTTACACTACTAAGCTTTTCCCTCTCACAGCTCTGCTTGTTCTGACTATGTCATTCATGGTCAGTACTTCTCGACCTTTGAACCACCCTACTGGAAGCACATCAAACCTTGCAGCCAGATTGAACTTGGATGAAGGATCATCAACCTGCTGGGAGTCTTTATTTCAGTTCCAGGCATGCAGTACCGAGGTTTTGTTGTTCTTCCTGAATGGTGAGACTAACTTAGGAGACGGCTGTTGCAAAGCCATTAGAAACATTGAGCACCTGTGTTGGCCTGCCTTGCTGGGCTCTATGGGGCTTACCACGGAAGAGACTGATATACTAAAGGGTTACTGCGATGAAGCCGATCAAATCCAATCACCTCCGACGTCGTCTTCACCGCCATCTGTTCATCAGCCGACTGGAAAACTTGTTCCCTATCTGGACAAGTGGATTCCGTGA